The Fortiea contorta PCC 7126 genome has a segment encoding these proteins:
- a CDS encoding DUF29 family protein has translation MTQELIDLRKSIMEGRYADALAIVDELEGMSKKAILRQIKSFLKILLIHLIKNQIEQRLTNSWAASIRNAIIQIQDVNLKENKKSYYINQDEWDSWLEDEIELAIADASLEVLNGMYNEFAITEMVDRRQVTQNSLQLLALTYSHSTRELPTVIAENLTQLPGGKDWKAGKR, from the coding sequence ATGACCCAAGAATTAATCGACTTGCGAAAGAGCATTATGGAAGGACGTTATGCAGATGCTTTGGCAATTGTAGACGAATTAGAAGGGATGAGTAAAAAGGCAATATTAAGACAGATCAAGTCATTTTTAAAAATCCTGCTAATTCATTTAATCAAAAATCAAATAGAGCAGAGATTAACAAATTCCTGGGCGGCTTCTATTCGCAATGCCATTATACAAATTCAAGACGTAAATCTCAAAGAAAATAAAAAATCATATTACATCAATCAAGATGAGTGGGATAGTTGGTTAGAAGATGAAATCGAATTAGCGATCGCTGATGCTAGTCTAGAAGTGCTCAATGGAATGTACAATGAATTTGCAATAACAGAAATGGTAGATAGAAGACAAGTAACTCAGAACAGTTTACAACTTTTGGCGCTGACTTACTCCCATTCAACTAGAGAATTACCAACAGTAATAGCTGAAAATTTAACTCAGCTACCCGGTGGTAAAGATTGGAAAGCAGGTAAAAGGTAA
- the hemH gene encoding ferrochelatase — protein sequence MGRVGVLLLNLGGPDKLEDVGPFLFNLFSDPEIIRLPFTWLQKPLAWFIASRRTKTSQANYKQIGGGSPLRRVTEAQGEALKEYLGDLGQEANIYVGMRYWHPYTEEAIALLTQDNIEKLVILPLYPQFSISTSGSSFRLLEKLWQEDPKLQQVEYTVIPSWYKQPSYLQSMAQLIAQELDQFPQPDKVHIFFSAHGVPKSYVEEAGDPYQQEIEECTQLIMQTLNRPNAHILAYQSRVGPVEWLQPYTEDALKELGAAGVKDLVVVPISFVSEHIETLQEIDIEYREIAEESGIHNFRRVPAPNTHPLFIKALADLVLDALQKPNFKLSQAAQMKKMVKMYPQEGWEWGMTSSAEVWNGRIAMLGFIALIIEMITGHGLLHMIGLLQ from the coding sequence ATGGGTCGTGTAGGCGTTTTATTACTCAACCTCGGTGGTCCCGATAAGTTAGAGGATGTCGGGCCATTTTTGTTTAACTTGTTTTCAGATCCGGAAATTATTCGCCTACCATTCACTTGGTTGCAAAAACCCCTAGCATGGTTCATTGCTTCTCGGCGAACCAAAACATCACAAGCAAACTATAAGCAAATCGGCGGTGGTTCGCCACTACGACGCGTTACAGAGGCTCAAGGCGAAGCCCTCAAAGAATATTTGGGCGATTTGGGACAAGAAGCCAATATCTATGTGGGAATGCGTTATTGGCATCCTTATACTGAGGAAGCGATCGCACTACTGACCCAAGATAATATCGAAAAACTGGTAATTTTACCACTGTATCCGCAATTTTCCATCAGTACCAGCGGATCTAGTTTCCGACTCTTAGAAAAACTTTGGCAAGAAGACCCAAAACTCCAGCAGGTTGAATATACCGTCATTCCCTCATGGTACAAACAACCAAGCTATCTGCAATCAATGGCGCAACTCATCGCCCAAGAACTCGACCAATTTCCCCAACCTGACAAGGTTCATATCTTCTTCAGCGCCCACGGCGTCCCCAAAAGCTATGTAGAAGAAGCAGGCGATCCCTATCAACAAGAAATTGAGGAATGCACTCAGTTGATTATGCAAACCCTCAATCGCCCTAATGCCCACATTTTAGCTTACCAAAGTCGTGTCGGCCCGGTGGAATGGCTCCAACCATACACAGAAGACGCGCTTAAAGAATTGGGCGCAGCAGGTGTTAAAGATTTAGTTGTTGTACCGATTAGCTTTGTCTCAGAACACATTGAGACACTCCAAGAAATCGATATCGAATATCGAGAAATTGCTGAAGAATCAGGAATTCACAATTTCCGCCGCGTTCCTGCTCCCAACACCCATCCGCTATTTATTAAAGCATTGGCAGATTTAGTGCTTGATGCACTGCAAAAACCCAACTTCAAGCTTTCACAAGCAGCGCAAATGAAAAAAATGGTGAAAATGTATCCCCAAGAAGGTTGGGAATGGGGTATGACAAGTAGCGCGGAAGTTTGGAATGGTCGAATTGCTATGTTAGGTTTCATAGCTTTGATTATTGAGATGATTACTGGTCATGGGCTTTTACACATGATTGGTCTTTTGCAATAA
- a CDS encoding dienelactone hydrolase family protein — protein MNPITRRQFITTATIATGFALAVEPVTAKVITTDSKGLIAGAVNIPVKDGVIPAYRAQPATGTNFPIVLVIQEIFGVHQHIQDITRRFAKLGYLAIAPELFVRQGDVSKLSTIDEIRPIVATVPDAQVFSDLDATVDWAVKSSQGNVNRLGITGFCWGGRITWLYSAHNPKVKAGGAWYGRLVGEKTELTPKHPVDIASTLKTPVLGLYGGQDTGIPLNTVEQMRDRLKSSSSKSQIIVYPQAPHAFFADYRPSYREQEAKNAWKRLQAWFKKNGV, from the coding sequence ATGAACCCAATTACACGACGCCAATTTATCACCACAGCCACCATCGCTACTGGCTTCGCTCTCGCTGTGGAACCCGTCACCGCTAAAGTCATCACAACTGATAGCAAAGGATTAATCGCCGGAGCCGTGAACATTCCCGTCAAAGATGGTGTAATTCCTGCTTACAGAGCGCAACCCGCTACTGGTACCAACTTCCCGATTGTGTTAGTAATTCAAGAAATATTCGGCGTGCACCAGCATATCCAGGATATCACCCGTCGCTTTGCCAAATTAGGATATTTAGCGATCGCTCCTGAATTATTCGTGCGTCAAGGCGATGTCTCCAAATTAAGCACCATCGACGAAATTCGCCCCATTGTCGCCACAGTACCAGACGCTCAAGTCTTCTCTGACCTCGACGCTACAGTCGATTGGGCTGTGAAATCGTCTCAAGGTAACGTTAATCGGTTGGGAATTACAGGCTTTTGTTGGGGTGGAAGAATTACTTGGTTATATTCAGCACACAACCCCAAAGTCAAAGCAGGGGGAGCGTGGTACGGGCGCTTGGTAGGTGAGAAAACAGAACTGACACCCAAACACCCCGTTGATATCGCCTCAACCCTGAAAACGCCCGTACTCGGACTTTACGGAGGTCAAGATACAGGTATACCCTTAAACACAGTAGAACAAATGCGCGATCGCCTCAAGTCCAGCAGCAGCAAATCGCAAATCATCGTCTATCCCCAAGCACCCCACGCCTTCTTCGCTGATTATCGTCCTTCTTACCGCGAGCAAGAAGCCAAAAACGCCTGGAAACGTTTGCAAGCATGGTTTAAGAAGAATGGCGTGTAA
- a CDS encoding DUF29 family protein: MTQELIDLKTSILEGRYADALAIVDELEGMSKQANLRQIKSFLRILLILLIKNQLEQRLTNSWAASIRNAIREIKAVNLKDNQKSYYINKDEWETVIEEVIEDAIADASEEVLNRKYTRSQLSAILDRSQILTTATKFLALTYTYSAKELPAIMDDYLAQLAGGEDWINRINS; this comes from the coding sequence ATGACACAAGAATTAATTGACCTCAAAACTAGTATTCTGGAAGGAAGATATGCAGATGCTTTGGCAATTGTTGATGAATTAGAGGGCATGAGTAAACAGGCGAATCTGCGTCAAATTAAATCTTTTTTAAGAATCCTCCTAATACTCTTGATTAAGAATCAATTAGAGCAGCGATTAACAAATTCTTGGGCTGCTTCCATTCGCAATGCCATACGTGAAATTAAAGCAGTGAATCTCAAAGATAATCAAAAATCTTACTATATTAATAAAGATGAATGGGAAACCGTCATAGAAGAAGTTATTGAAGATGCCATAGCTGATGCTAGCGAGGAAGTTTTGAATAGAAAATATACTCGTTCTCAACTGTCAGCAATCTTAGATAGAAGCCAAATTTTAACTACAGCAACTAAGTTTTTAGCGTTGACATATACTTATTCAGCAAAAGAATTACCAGCAATTATGGATGATTATCTAGCTCAGTTAGCTGGTGGGGAAGACTGGATAAATCGGATAAATTCATGA
- a CDS encoding class I SAM-dependent methyltransferase, which yields MATIFRDWSYRYQWLYDAISRVAALSVGGEARFRQLALQGLTINSDTKILDMCCGSGQATQFLVKFSQNVTGLDASPLSLKRARQNVPNAAYVEAFAENMPFTDCEFDIVHTSAALHEMQPQQLHQILHEVYRTLKPGGVFTLVDFHNPTNPLFWPGVSLFLWLFETETAWQLLQTDLPKLLTEIGFNVGEPTLYAGGSLQVIQTKK from the coding sequence ATGGCAACAATATTCAGAGACTGGAGTTACCGCTATCAGTGGTTATATGACGCTATATCAAGGGTAGCAGCCTTAAGCGTTGGTGGCGAAGCCCGCTTCCGACAACTAGCTTTGCAAGGCTTAACGATTAACTCAGATACTAAAATTTTAGATATGTGTTGTGGTAGTGGGCAAGCAACGCAATTTTTAGTTAAATTTTCACAAAATGTTACAGGACTTGATGCTTCTCCCTTGTCTCTGAAACGGGCGCGACAAAATGTGCCCAATGCGGCTTATGTAGAAGCTTTCGCCGAAAATATGCCGTTTACAGACTGTGAGTTTGATATCGTCCATACCAGCGCCGCCTTACATGAGATGCAACCGCAACAACTACACCAAATTCTGCATGAAGTTTACCGCACACTCAAGCCGGGCGGCGTCTTCACACTGGTGGATTTTCACAATCCCACAAATCCGCTATTTTGGCCGGGGGTATCACTATTCCTATGGCTATTCGAGACGGAGACAGCTTGGCAACTTTTGCAAACTGATTTACCTAAACTGTTAACAGAAATTGGGTTTAATGTGGGTGAACCAACGCTATATGCAGGTGGAAGTTTGCAGGTAATTCAAACCAAAAAATAA
- a CDS encoding ferritin-like domain-containing protein, with the protein MVQVSERPGTAKISNLQDKFVYEIGVMYDAENRFLEAQQMMCQCCQHSQLKSLMENHIRETEQQIRNLEQVFNALGQQPRRINCDAASGLISDGQRFMLLAADNPKILELGLAAGQAKVEQLEISCYRGLIKGAEQMGQNQVVQLLQQNLQQEEQTAQKIEQCMPQLLQEAKSSSGTGSSKSR; encoded by the coding sequence ATGGTTCAAGTTAGTGAACGTCCAGGTACAGCAAAAATCTCCAATTTGCAAGACAAGTTTGTCTACGAAATTGGTGTGATGTACGATGCGGAAAATCGCTTCTTGGAAGCACAGCAAATGATGTGCCAATGTTGTCAACACAGCCAGTTGAAATCCTTGATGGAAAACCACATTCGAGAAACCGAGCAACAAATTAGGAACCTGGAACAAGTGTTCAACGCTTTGGGACAGCAACCCAGACGAATTAATTGTGATGCTGCATCTGGCTTGATTAGCGACGGCCAGAGGTTTATGCTTTTAGCTGCAGATAATCCCAAAATTTTAGAGTTGGGGCTAGCAGCAGGACAAGCAAAAGTAGAACAATTGGAAATTTCCTGCTATCGCGGCTTGATTAAGGGCGCCGAACAGATGGGACAAAATCAGGTTGTGCAATTGTTACAGCAAAACTTACAACAAGAGGAACAAACGGCGCAAAAGATTGAACAATGTATGCCACAATTACTTCAAGAAGCCAAGTCATCTAGTGGTACTGGTAGTAGTAAATCTCGCTAA
- a CDS encoding DUF29 family protein, translating to MTQELIDLRTCIQEGRYADALAIVDELEGMSKQAILRNIQAYLRILLIHLIKNQIEQRLTNSWAASIRNSLIEIKKINQKENKKSYYINQDEWDSWLEDEIELAVCDASLEVLNGMYNEFEITEMVDRRQVTQNSLQLLALTYSHSTRELPTVIAENLTQLPGGEDWKAGKR from the coding sequence ATGACACAAGAATTAATCGACTTGCGAACTTGTATTCAAGAGGGAAGATACGCAGATGCTTTGGCAATTGTAGATGAATTAGAAGGGATGAGTAAACAAGCTATTCTGCGTAACATCCAAGCTTATTTAAGGATTTTGTTGATTCATTTAATTAAGAATCAGATAGAGCAACGCTTGACTAATTCTTGGGCGGCTTCTATTCGCAATTCGTTGATAGAAATTAAAAAGATAAATCAGAAAGAAAATAAAAAATCATATTACATCAATCAAGATGAATGGGATAGTTGGTTAGAAGATGAAATCGAATTAGCGGTTTGTGATGCCAGCCTAGAAGTCCTCAATGGAATGTACAATGAATTTGAAATAACAGAAATGGTAGATAGAAGACAAGTAACTCAGAACAGTTTGCAACTTTTGGCGCTGACTTACTCCCATTCAACTAGAGAATTACCAACAGTAATAGCTGAAAATTTAACTCAGCTACCCGGTGGAGAAGATTGGAAAGCAGGTAAAAGGTGA
- a CDS encoding DUF29 family protein: MTQELIDLRKSIMEGRYADALAIVDELEGMSKQAILRNIQAYLRILLIHLIKNQIEQRLTNSWAASIRNSLIEIKKINLKENKKSHYINQDEWNSWLEDEIALAIADASLEVLHGKLKRSQLSQMLDKSQLISRAIHLLAVTYTHSIKELPDIIDDYLAQLPGGQEWVNN; encoded by the coding sequence ATGACACAAGAATTAATCGACTTACGAAAGAGCATTATGGAAGGACGTTATGCAGATGCTTTGGCAATTGTAGACGAATTAGAAGGCATGAGTAAACAAGCTATTCTGCGGAATATCCAAGCTTATTTAAGGATTTTGCTAATTCATTTAATTAAAAATCAAATAGAGCAGAGATTAACAAATTCTTGGGCGGCTTCTATTCGCAATTCATTGATAGAAATTAAGAAGATAAATCTGAAAGAAAATAAAAAATCACATTATATCAATCAAGATGAGTGGAATAGTTGGTTAGAAGATGAAATCGCATTAGCGATCGCTGATGCTAGTCTAGAAGTTTTACATGGTAAACTCAAGCGATCGCAACTTTCACAAATGCTCGATAAATCACAGTTAATCTCAAGAGCAATTCATCTTCTTGCAGTCACGTACACTCACTCTATCAAAGAATTACCAGACATCATCGATGATTATCTAGCTCAATTACCAGGAGGACAAGAATGGGTAAATAATTAG